The proteins below come from a single Mytilus edulis chromosome 5, xbMytEdul2.2, whole genome shotgun sequence genomic window:
- the LOC139525216 gene encoding dentin sialophosphoprotein-like produces MNPIKCKGRHSVKTDTSVKEDNSVNTDKSVKEDNSVKKDSSEKKDNSVKKDSSEKKDNSVKKDNSVKKDNGCKGRHSVKTDTSVKEDNSVNTDKSVKEDNSVKKDSSEKKDNSVKKDSSEKKDNSVKEDNSVKKDNSDNSEKKDNSVKKDISVKKNNSVKKENSEKKDKGVDKDNNVKKGNSVRKDNSVKKDNSVKKDNSKDNSVNKDHYVNKDNSVKKDKSVKKDTSVKKDTSVKKDNSVKKDNSVKKDNSVKKDNSVKKDNSVKKDNSVKKDNSI; encoded by the exons TGTAAAGGAAGGCATAGTGTAAAGACGGACACAAGTGTAAAGGAAGACAATAGTGTAAACACGGACAAAAGTGTAAAGGAGGACAATAGTGTAAAGAAGGACAGCAGTGAAAAGAAGGATAATAGCGTAAAGAAGGACAGTAGTGAAAAGAAGGACAATAGCGTAAAGAAAGACAATAGTGTAAAGAAGGACAATGGC TGTAAAGGAAGGCATAGTGTAAAGACGGACACAAGTGTAAAGGAAGACAATAGTGTAAACACGGACAAAAGTGTAAAGGAGGACAATAGTGTAAAGAAGGACAGCAGTGAAAAGAAGGATAATAGCGTAAAGAAGGACAGTAGTGAAAAGAAGGACAATAGCGTAAAGGAAGACAATAGTGTAAAGAAGGACAATAGT GACAATAGCGAGAAGAAGGACAATAGTGTTAAGAAGGACATTAGTGTAAAGAAGAACAATAGTGTAAAGAAGGAGAATAGTGAAAAGAAGGACAAAGGTGTAGATAAGGACAATAATGTAAAGAAGGGCAATAGTGTAAGGAAGGACAATAGTGTAAAGAAGGACAATAGTGTAAAGAAAGACAATAGT AAGGACAATAGTGTAAATAAGGACCATTATGTAAATAAAGACAATAGTGTAAAGAAGGACAAAAGTGTAAAGAAGGACACTAGTGTAAAGAAGGACACTAGTGTAAAGAAGGACAATAGTGTAAAGAAGGACAATAGTGTAAAGAAGGACAATAGTGTGAAGAAGGACAATAGTGTAAAGAAGGACAATAGTGTAAAGAAGGACAACAGTGTAAAGAAGGACAATAGTATATAG